A single genomic interval of Oligoflexus sp. harbors:
- the bamA gene encoding outer membrane protein assembly factor BamA has protein sequence MRRFLIALPLLAALQPSLVAAERITEVVVRGNKKVEADAILTSIKSTKGENLDPTTIREDIKKLHELGYFSDIKVYREEIAGGVRVIIDVKEKPAIVAIKFNGIEELKEDDFKDKLETKVYTIVNESTINNDLRMIEKQYLEKGYYLAKASYKIEVNPQNENEVTLLYNIEEGGKVLVGDVHIMGNHFFSDADLIGNFFSRPFTRMSNISAPGSVYNDEFIKRDTEVISYLYKDQGFAEVNVGAPVKVIDEDRRFVRLTFELEEGIQYNVGGIEVSGDVLYPVEELKEWMQLKPNELFRFSNFRKDVEMLIDKYGDKGYAFVDVNPKHRYDREKKLVYLNYEIAKGEKVYFGDFTFIGNTKTRDNVLRRELEVADGELYSGTRLATSKANMERLGFFEEVQTVRQRDEKQPSILHYRFKVKEKPTGQLQAALGFSPGAEAAENKWFGQGRYSEENQSGKGWRSNVTGRWNGGKNYSLELGLTDPRVNDSFWSLGFSAFVRNEVRLIADGVDIQEGRKGGSITVGRRIIELVRASITYRTSIIDIESKTALVGSFVEAGRENSIILGVARNATNNYIDPSEGSDVRFAQEFTGGSLLGGTRQYLETTASAAFFVPVDYTDTYRTYFRFFGDFGLLWPNGDKPIPMLTRYRLGGAENMRGYDNLSLGPKYGILQAPNSEAKVINKGGNRKLLFQAEYFMPIIKEANIKGLLFYDMGRVYDETEEMKLTGFNRDVGFGFRWITPVAPFRFEWAYPIENGRPGDLKFIFYLGY, from the coding sequence GTGAGACGATTCTTAATCGCACTTCCACTCTTGGCGGCTTTACAGCCCAGTCTCGTGGCTGCGGAACGCATAACGGAAGTGGTCGTTCGCGGCAATAAAAAGGTCGAGGCTGATGCGATCCTGACCAGCATCAAGTCGACCAAGGGCGAGAATCTCGATCCCACGACCATTCGCGAAGACATCAAGAAACTGCACGAACTCGGCTATTTCTCCGATATCAAGGTGTACCGGGAAGAAATCGCCGGCGGCGTGCGGGTGATCATAGATGTGAAAGAGAAACCTGCGATCGTCGCCATCAAATTCAACGGCATCGAAGAGCTGAAGGAAGACGACTTCAAAGACAAGCTCGAAACCAAGGTCTATACGATCGTCAATGAGAGCACGATCAACAACGACCTCAGGATGATCGAGAAGCAGTACCTGGAAAAAGGCTACTACCTCGCCAAAGCTTCGTATAAAATCGAAGTCAATCCGCAGAACGAAAACGAAGTCACCCTGCTTTACAATATCGAAGAAGGCGGGAAAGTCCTGGTGGGCGACGTGCACATCATGGGCAACCACTTCTTCTCGGATGCGGATCTGATCGGGAATTTCTTCTCGCGTCCTTTCACGCGCATGTCGAACATCTCGGCGCCGGGCTCGGTTTATAACGACGAGTTCATCAAGCGCGATACGGAAGTCATCAGCTATCTCTACAAAGACCAGGGTTTTGCCGAGGTGAATGTCGGCGCGCCGGTGAAGGTGATCGATGAGGATCGCCGTTTCGTGCGTCTGACCTTTGAATTGGAAGAAGGCATCCAGTATAACGTCGGCGGCATCGAGGTGTCGGGCGATGTGCTTTATCCGGTGGAAGAGCTGAAAGAATGGATGCAGCTGAAACCGAATGAACTGTTCCGCTTCTCGAACTTCCGCAAGGACGTCGAGATGCTGATCGATAAATACGGGGACAAGGGCTACGCGTTCGTGGACGTGAACCCGAAGCACCGCTATGACCGCGAGAAGAAGCTGGTCTATCTGAACTATGAAATCGCCAAGGGTGAGAAGGTATACTTCGGTGACTTCACGTTCATCGGGAACACGAAAACCCGCGATAACGTTCTGCGTCGCGAACTGGAAGTCGCGGATGGCGAGCTTTACAGCGGAACGCGCCTTGCGACTTCGAAAGCCAACATGGAACGCCTCGGCTTCTTCGAGGAAGTGCAGACCGTGCGTCAGCGCGATGAGAAGCAGCCGTCCATTCTTCATTACCGCTTCAAAGTGAAGGAAAAACCCACGGGTCAGCTGCAGGCGGCCCTTGGTTTCAGTCCTGGCGCGGAAGCTGCGGAAAACAAGTGGTTCGGTCAGGGCCGCTATTCGGAAGAAAACCAGAGCGGTAAAGGCTGGCGTTCGAACGTCACCGGCCGCTGGAACGGTGGCAAGAACTACTCGCTGGAACTGGGTTTGACCGATCCTCGCGTCAACGACTCGTTCTGGTCGCTGGGCTTCTCGGCCTTCGTTCGCAACGAAGTGCGCTTGATCGCCGACGGCGTGGATATCCAGGAAGGTCGCAAAGGCGGCAGTATCACCGTCGGCCGCCGTATCATCGAACTGGTGCGCGCGTCGATCACCTACCGGACCTCGATCATCGACATCGAGTCGAAGACGGCCCTGGTCGGCAGCTTTGTGGAAGCCGGTCGCGAGAACAGCATCATCCTGGGCGTCGCGCGTAACGCCACCAACAACTATATAGATCCTTCCGAAGGCTCGGATGTTCGTTTCGCCCAGGAATTCACGGGGGGAAGCCTGCTCGGCGGTACCCGTCAGTACCTTGAAACCACAGCATCGGCGGCCTTCTTCGTGCCCGTGGATTACACGGATACGTATCGCACGTATTTCCGCTTCTTCGGTGATTTCGGACTGCTGTGGCCGAACGGTGACAAGCCGATCCCCATGCTGACCCGTTATCGCCTGGGCGGTGCCGAGAACATGCGCGGCTACGATAACCTTTCTTTGGGTCCGAAGTACGGTATCCTTCAGGCCCCGAACAGTGAAGCCAAGGTCATCAACAAGGGCGGTAACAGAAAGCTGCTCTTCCAGGCCGAATACTTCATGCCGATTATCAAGGAAGCCAATATCAAAGGCCTGCTCTTCTATGATATGGGCCGGGTCTATGATGAAACCGAGGAAATGAAACTCACAGGTTTCAATCGGGACGTCGGTTTCGGCTTCCGCTGGATCACGCCGGTGGCGCCTTTCCGTTTCGAGTGGGCTTATCCCATTGAAAACGGCCGACCCGGTGATCTAAAATTTATTTTCTATTTAGGTTATTGA
- a CDS encoding OmpH family outer membrane protein, which produces MHFSGLLRQVRQWLPVLVLCTAYARTSPAQAVATPGAGGKYAVVDMQAVILNVDEGKSARADLEKQIKAKEKDLLKKKEELDNMNKEWEKQAPLLNEQARMSKQKEFQEKFMSLRNEEMSFQNEIKGKEQAATQKIAIAVSKLVNDMAKQRGFEMVFETNSAGLLYLKDPVDMTKDVIAAFEAQSKKGNTAKK; this is translated from the coding sequence ATGCACTTTTCGGGACTTCTACGTCAGGTTCGTCAGTGGTTGCCTGTGCTTGTTCTTTGTACTGCCTATGCCAGGACAAGCCCGGCTCAGGCTGTCGCTACACCCGGCGCCGGCGGCAAGTATGCCGTTGTTGATATGCAGGCCGTTATCCTGAATGTGGATGAAGGCAAGAGCGCGCGCGCGGATCTGGAAAAGCAAATCAAAGCCAAAGAAAAAGATTTGCTTAAGAAAAAGGAAGAACTCGACAACATGAACAAGGAGTGGGAAAAACAAGCTCCACTTCTGAACGAACAAGCTCGGATGAGCAAGCAAAAGGAATTTCAAGAGAAGTTCATGTCGCTTCGCAATGAAGAGATGAGCTTCCAGAACGAGATCAAAGGCAAAGAGCAGGCTGCCACGCAGAAAATCGCGATCGCAGTCAGCAAACTGGTCAACGATATGGCGAAGCAACGAGGCTTTGAGATGGTGTTTGAGACCAACAGCGCTGGTCTTCTTTACCTCAAAGATCCCGTGGATATGACCAAGGACGTGATTGCCGCTTTTGAAGCACAAAGCAAGAAAGGCAATACGGCCAAGAAATAA
- the fabZ gene encoding 3-hydroxyacyl-ACP dehydratase FabZ, producing the protein MVNSESANSNVNSTTPAAGLGSIQDWLPHRYPFLLVDRVLDYRAGEFIRALKMVSGLDPYLQGHFPGNPVMPGVLIVEAMAQASGILGRLTFPERKNSCLLTEIGETRFRRQVVPGDALELHITVDKQRKDFFWFNGTAKVSGELAASCVFTAKLS; encoded by the coding sequence ATGGTGAATTCAGAATCGGCCAACAGCAACGTTAACTCAACCACGCCCGCAGCCGGCCTGGGTTCCATTCAAGACTGGTTGCCCCATCGTTATCCATTCCTTCTGGTCGATCGAGTCCTGGACTATCGCGCGGGTGAATTCATCCGCGCACTCAAGATGGTGTCAGGGCTGGATCCCTACCTGCAGGGTCATTTCCCAGGCAACCCTGTCATGCCCGGTGTTTTGATCGTCGAAGCCATGGCCCAGGCTTCCGGTATTTTGGGTCGCCTGACTTTCCCTGAAAGAAAAAATTCCTGCCTGCTCACAGAGATCGGTGAGACGAGGTTCCGCCGTCAGGTCGTTCCTGGCGACGCTTTGGAACTCCATATCACTGTGGATAAGCAGCGTAAGGACTTCTTCTGGTTTAACGGCACAGCCAAGGTTTCTGGTGAATTGGCTGCGTCCTGTGTATTTACTGCCAAGCTGAGCTAA
- the lpxA gene encoding acyl-ACP--UDP-N-acetylglucosamine O-acyltransferase, giving the protein MLDYRAEEQKEAPQGTSIHATAIIYKGAELDEGVSVGPRAVIGPKVKLGRNVVVGAGAVVEGKTTVGEGTHIYPMASIGSDPQDLKYRGEDTELIIGRNNRLREYVNISTGTVNGGGKTTLGDNNLIMVYSHIAHDCHIGSNCILANGVHLAGHVEVADFVVFGGMSGGHQFCRFGERAMIAAGAIVVQDVPPYCMVQGDRARISGLNVVGLRRSDLPKQRISDIKNMFKILFNENLTIEDAVSRMELEIPDSEQRRKFIDFLKRSERGVCR; this is encoded by the coding sequence ATGCTGGACTACAGAGCTGAAGAGCAAAAAGAGGCGCCTCAAGGAACTTCCATTCACGCCACCGCGATCATTTATAAAGGCGCGGAACTGGACGAAGGCGTGAGCGTCGGTCCCCGGGCTGTGATTGGTCCCAAGGTTAAGCTGGGCCGGAACGTAGTGGTCGGCGCGGGTGCTGTGGTGGAAGGCAAGACCACGGTCGGTGAAGGCACTCATATTTATCCTATGGCCAGCATTGGCTCCGATCCCCAGGATCTGAAGTACCGCGGCGAGGACACCGAACTCATCATCGGTCGTAACAATCGGCTGCGCGAGTATGTGAACATCTCCACTGGCACAGTGAACGGCGGTGGCAAGACCACGCTCGGTGATAATAATCTTATCATGGTCTACTCCCACATCGCCCACGACTGTCACATCGGAAGCAACTGCATACTGGCCAACGGTGTGCACCTTGCTGGTCATGTGGAAGTCGCGGATTTCGTGGTATTTGGGGGCATGTCCGGCGGGCACCAGTTCTGCCGCTTCGGTGAGCGCGCGATGATAGCCGCGGGAGCCATCGTAGTCCAGGATGTGCCGCCTTACTGTATGGTCCAGGGCGATCGTGCTCGTATTTCTGGCCTCAATGTGGTCGGTTTGCGTCGTTCTGATTTACCAAAGCAGCGGATCTCTGATATAAAGAATATGTTCAAAATCCTCTTTAATGAGAATCTTACGATCGAAGATGCAGTCAGCCGCATGGAGTTGGAAATTCCCGATTCCGAACAGCGACGAAAGTTCATTGATTTCCTCAAACGAAGTGAAAGGGGAGTCTGTCGTTGA
- a CDS encoding ABC transporter ATP-binding protein, which produces MNPRISLRTWFKPLVLEPLSEIKSCLIQIVLSLGLLSAAQGLFLLLIGPLFKAMFDTPVDGTFTLNSLFPSAVAGWFQDLGPMTITRAELAKYLPFAIFFAAVVNGFAGFIYQHQQQVMALHLGRRYREKLFAAILQLPFQKATLKSPGEWMSVVMNDVAFLQMRLSDLLTGLVRDGIMVLASVLALYFIHWPSALILTVLAIPLMASTGRTGKRIAVFAELWQRELGRMVSAVLDLRKRFEFIRAQRGEALEKERFKQMNHGYYRMIRRSIFIRAALAPSVELMGFLMFAAILWAVTRQVQGFRLEASQLLQFFAALGIVLRPLKSVGEQLARYHETKGILKQSLQTFATVRELAETRSIQPDVTRGKDVKAWNPEQGLHIQKISVAYKEGFRLTAADLKLEPGKTVALIGPSGAGKSSLIKVLAGLLQAEDWQADQTLESVVKAATLVSQKPFLFSASIRENLLYGHPTGSSDDELLKELDFVGLSAELKAMDQTLDSPVDFIQTPLSGGQMQRLTIARAMLRPQPLLLMDEVTAAIDPLAEEAITRRVIERCHEKNLCLLFVTHRLQQLPYFDEIWFVEAGTVRKFASYNHLFQDSRIHRFIDDQHSP; this is translated from the coding sequence ATGAATCCCCGGATCAGTCTGCGGACCTGGTTCAAGCCTTTGGTGCTTGAGCCCCTCAGCGAAATTAAATCCTGTCTCATTCAAATCGTGCTTTCGCTCGGCCTTCTCTCGGCTGCGCAGGGTCTTTTTCTTCTGCTCATCGGCCCCCTCTTCAAAGCGATGTTCGACACCCCGGTCGATGGCACTTTCACACTGAATAGCCTTTTTCCGAGCGCCGTGGCCGGATGGTTCCAGGACCTGGGTCCGATGACCATCACCCGCGCGGAGCTTGCGAAGTATCTGCCTTTCGCTATTTTTTTCGCGGCCGTGGTCAATGGCTTCGCGGGCTTCATCTATCAGCACCAGCAGCAGGTGATGGCTCTGCATCTGGGCCGGCGCTATCGCGAAAAACTATTCGCGGCGATCCTGCAGCTGCCCTTTCAGAAGGCGACGCTGAAGTCACCGGGTGAATGGATGTCGGTGGTGATGAATGATGTGGCCTTTCTTCAGATGCGACTTTCCGATCTTCTGACGGGACTGGTTCGTGACGGCATCATGGTCCTGGCTTCGGTGCTGGCGCTTTATTTTATCCACTGGCCCTCGGCTTTGATTCTGACCGTACTGGCCATTCCCTTGATGGCGAGCACCGGCCGCACCGGCAAGCGCATTGCCGTGTTTGCCGAGCTTTGGCAGCGGGAACTCGGCCGCATGGTGAGCGCCGTCCTGGATTTGCGGAAACGATTTGAATTCATTCGGGCCCAGCGTGGCGAGGCGCTGGAAAAGGAAAGGTTCAAACAGATGAATCATGGATACTATCGCATGATTCGCCGTTCGATATTTATCCGCGCGGCCCTGGCTCCCAGCGTCGAGCTTATGGGTTTTCTGATGTTCGCGGCCATCCTTTGGGCGGTGACGCGGCAGGTGCAGGGTTTTCGCCTGGAAGCCAGCCAGCTCCTGCAGTTCTTTGCTGCACTCGGGATCGTTTTGCGGCCGTTGAAAAGCGTGGGCGAGCAGCTGGCGCGTTATCATGAAACGAAGGGGATACTGAAGCAGAGTCTTCAAACGTTTGCCACTGTCCGCGAACTTGCAGAAACCCGCAGCATCCAACCGGATGTGACACGGGGGAAGGATGTCAAAGCATGGAACCCCGAACAGGGACTCCATATTCAAAAAATATCAGTCGCGTACAAGGAAGGCTTTCGCCTGACGGCCGCGGACTTGAAATTGGAACCGGGTAAAACCGTGGCCCTGATCGGCCCCAGCGGCGCCGGCAAATCCAGTCTGATCAAGGTTCTTGCCGGACTTTTGCAGGCTGAGGATTGGCAGGCGGACCAGACTCTGGAATCGGTTGTGAAAGCCGCGACCCTTGTCAGTCAGAAGCCCTTTCTTTTCTCTGCGAGCATTCGCGAGAATCTTCTCTATGGACATCCTACTGGTTCGTCGGATGATGAACTCCTGAAAGAATTGGATTTCGTCGGTCTGAGCGCTGAGTTAAAGGCGATGGATCAGACTCTCGACAGCCCGGTCGATTTCATTCAAACGCCCCTGTCCGGTGGTCAGATGCAGCGGCTCACGATCGCGCGCGCCATGCTGCGGCCGCAGCCTTTGCTTTTGATGGATGAAGTCACAGCAGCCATCGACCCCCTGGCGGAAGAAGCGATTACGCGACGCGTGATCGAACGCTGTCATGAAAAAAATCTTTGTTTGCTCTTCGTCACCCATCGTCTGCAGCAGCTCCCATATTTTGATGAAATTTGGTTTGTCGAGGCGGGAACCGTAAGGAAATTCGCCTCCTACAATCATCTCTTCCAGGATTCCCGCATCCATCGCTTCATCGACGACCAGCATTCTCCTTGA
- a CDS encoding 5-formyltetrahydrofolate cyclo-ligase has product MHKAALREQFLQKRLAMPESEWTDRSDALVDQLLAWLKGKTFDHYILYRSFRREPSLERLASILPTDDTFYPRIQGKAMNFYSTAGGFETNRFGLEEPHAHPARELQVFSAKTLLIIPAVAYDLQCFRLGYGGGFFDRFLDHKVLTTLGVSFDNFVVKELPREVHDQPVQTVITDKRVLTRSS; this is encoded by the coding sequence TTGCATAAAGCCGCGCTCCGCGAACAGTTCCTGCAAAAACGCCTGGCCATGCCCGAATCGGAATGGACGGACAGAAGCGATGCGCTCGTCGATCAGCTGCTCGCGTGGCTCAAGGGCAAAACCTTCGATCACTATATCCTTTACCGCAGTTTTCGCCGTGAACCCTCGCTTGAGCGCCTGGCTTCCATCCTGCCGACCGATGACACGTTTTATCCTCGCATCCAGGGCAAGGCCATGAATTTTTATTCCACCGCGGGGGGCTTTGAGACCAACCGTTTCGGGCTGGAAGAGCCTCATGCCCATCCAGCGCGCGAGCTGCAGGTTTTTTCTGCCAAGACGCTTTTGATCATACCGGCGGTCGCCTATGACCTTCAGTGTTTTCGTTTGGGGTATGGCGGAGGTTTCTTTGATCGCTTTCTGGATCATAAGGTCCTTACGACCTTGGGCGTCTCATTCGATAACTTCGTGGTGAAGGAACTCCCGCGGGAGGTTCATGATCAACCTGTTCAGACTGTGATTACCGACAAGCGAGTGCTCACGCGATCTTCCTAA
- a CDS encoding 7TM diverse intracellular signaling domain-containing protein: protein MRILVFIVLLFLHAAATLAAAFEPIVITPGTHYLHISNFHSLDNRETRFDADAILSGQHDALFTTHDRYAKMLGIPNNPMKGDYWVRIEIDNQTGQDLTLLSENGMTPSLSRIFIQDARTREIRQAFVPGDRLRRSMQGFPVPSGAWRVYVEILPDEFSMPVVNLSIKSPQGLLHDSPERHVLTMSYGICLALIAYNFVLALTLRHRAHVIYIFYNIALLLYYEGRYQVLAEQFGFPEIPRAALISINCSSSFLFLTFLYHMLDIRKNLPGWKWPLRIVFACWPFIIVFSFINLTWAQMALINMLIFSTPLTMGIGVHSALKKVPGARILLIAAVIPSLGTMIHFMHQFFAQWLPHAFINCAQMLALDIEMILMSMTIGFKINREQERLRSKIDHAYTELKTIVYPHQVQQIWDGMPLDQTMPVGQKNAFILVFDVVASSKMQIADPRSFLSAIFHDCSNLMMENYQTDPLVANGYRVKEMGDGFLCSVGFPFGCPDSNAADHSVKMAHKFLDIFKRHVERVGAPGSIHCAIGIAYGTVEAFYPESGTQVYDLFGRGIILAHRYESMRDILFRWLKRRDDIIILHQPVFDQLSDAYRQEFVEVDLTASDFKVRDDEEATRLYYQLASGRTQRQLLRGA from the coding sequence ATGCGAATCCTGGTTTTCATCGTGCTGCTTTTTCTGCACGCGGCTGCGACTCTGGCTGCTGCGTTTGAACCTATTGTGATCACGCCCGGCACGCACTACCTTCACATCTCGAACTTTCATTCGCTCGACAATCGTGAAACGCGCTTTGATGCTGACGCCATCCTTTCCGGGCAGCATGATGCGCTGTTCACAACTCACGACCGTTACGCAAAAATGCTGGGAATACCCAATAACCCCATGAAGGGTGATTACTGGGTGCGGATCGAAATTGATAATCAGACCGGCCAGGATCTGACTCTCCTGAGTGAAAATGGAATGACTCCCAGTCTCAGTCGGATCTTTATACAGGACGCCAGGACTCGCGAGATTCGTCAGGCTTTTGTCCCGGGGGATCGTCTGCGTCGCTCGATGCAGGGTTTTCCTGTGCCGTCGGGTGCCTGGCGTGTTTACGTGGAAATCCTCCCTGACGAATTTTCAATGCCGGTTGTAAACCTGAGTATCAAGTCACCGCAAGGTCTCCTTCACGATTCGCCCGAGCGACACGTTCTTACAATGTCCTATGGCATATGCCTCGCTCTTATTGCGTATAACTTTGTCCTGGCTTTGACCCTGAGGCATCGCGCTCATGTCATCTACATTTTCTATAATATAGCCTTGCTGCTTTATTATGAGGGGCGTTATCAGGTTTTAGCCGAACAGTTTGGTTTTCCTGAAATTCCACGGGCGGCCTTGATCAGTATCAATTGTTCTTCCTCGTTTCTATTTTTGACTTTCCTTTATCATATGCTGGATATTCGGAAGAATCTGCCAGGTTGGAAGTGGCCGCTGCGCATTGTTTTTGCGTGCTGGCCATTCATCATCGTATTTTCGTTCATCAACCTGACCTGGGCTCAGATGGCCTTGATCAATATGCTGATCTTTTCCACGCCGCTCACCATGGGGATCGGTGTCCATTCTGCTCTAAAAAAGGTCCCAGGCGCACGAATTCTGCTGATCGCTGCCGTCATTCCCAGCCTGGGCACCATGATTCATTTCATGCATCAATTCTTCGCGCAATGGCTGCCTCATGCCTTTATCAACTGCGCTCAGATGCTGGCGTTGGATATCGAGATGATCCTGATGTCGATGACCATCGGCTTTAAGATTAACCGCGAGCAGGAGCGGCTTCGCAGTAAAATTGATCACGCCTATACGGAACTGAAAACGATTGTTTACCCGCACCAGGTGCAGCAGATCTGGGATGGAATGCCGCTGGATCAAACCATGCCTGTCGGTCAGAAGAATGCATTCATCCTGGTTTTCGACGTCGTGGCGAGCAGTAAAATGCAGATCGCTGACCCCCGATCTTTCCTTTCCGCGATCTTCCATGACTGTTCCAATTTGATGATGGAAAATTATCAGACCGATCCTTTGGTTGCGAATGGATATCGCGTCAAGGAAATGGGCGATGGCTTTCTCTGCAGTGTAGGCTTTCCCTTTGGTTGTCCGGATTCCAATGCGGCCGACCACAGCGTGAAGATGGCCCATAAATTTCTGGATATCTTCAAAAGGCATGTGGAACGCGTGGGAGCGCCCGGCAGCATTCACTGCGCGATCGGGATTGCCTACGGGACTGTCGAGGCCTTTTATCCGGAATCAGGAACGCAGGTTTACGATCTCTTCGGTCGCGGCATTATCCTTGCGCACCGGTACGAGAGCATGCGGGATATTCTCTTCCGCTGGCTCAAGCGGCGCGATGATATTATTATTCTGCATCAGCCGGTATTTGATCAGCTCTCCGATGCCTATCGCCAGGAATTCGTGGAAGTGGATCTCACCGCGTCCGACTTTAAGGTCCGCGATGACGAAGAAGCCACTCGACTCTATTATCAACTGGCTTCAGGCCGCACCCAGCGGCAGTTGCTGCGCGGCGCCTGA
- a CDS encoding 5'-3' exonuclease has protein sequence MHIHLIDGTYELFRSYYGAPAAKSPDGREVGATRGLLKSLWSFLKKGTITHAGIAFDHVIESFRNDLFVGYKTGEGMDPLLYAQFELAERAAHALGLVVWPMVEFEADDALATAARRAFETQGVTKVLICSPDKDMAQCVRGQKLVMFDRHKEVETDEAGAHEKFGVGPASIPDWLALVGDTADGIPGVPKWGAKSAAALLAVYGSFEKIPAKASDWSVKVRGAEALAASLNAHRKEAKLYRQLATLRDDVPLQETVSDLRWRGARRKELETLCQELGESNWLQKVTLWAE, from the coding sequence ATGCATATCCACCTGATCGATGGAACATATGAACTGTTTCGCAGCTATTACGGAGCCCCCGCTGCAAAAAGCCCCGACGGCCGCGAAGTGGGCGCCACACGCGGGCTTTTGAAAAGCCTCTGGTCGTTTCTGAAAAAAGGCACGATCACGCATGCGGGCATCGCGTTTGATCATGTCATTGAATCGTTCCGCAATGATCTTTTTGTTGGCTATAAAACAGGGGAGGGGATGGATCCTCTCCTTTATGCCCAGTTTGAGCTGGCGGAACGCGCGGCCCATGCGCTGGGGCTTGTGGTATGGCCGATGGTTGAATTCGAGGCGGATGATGCCCTGGCTACGGCAGCCCGCAGAGCCTTTGAAACCCAGGGCGTGACCAAGGTTCTGATTTGTTCACCGGATAAGGATATGGCCCAGTGCGTTCGCGGACAGAAACTCGTGATGTTTGATCGGCATAAGGAGGTGGAAACGGATGAGGCCGGAGCTCATGAAAAATTCGGCGTCGGACCCGCGTCCATTCCTGACTGGCTGGCGTTGGTCGGAGACACGGCGGATGGAATCCCGGGTGTTCCGAAATGGGGCGCGAAATCAGCGGCTGCATTGCTCGCTGTTTACGGTTCCTTCGAGAAAATACCGGCCAAGGCCAGCGACTGGTCCGTGAAAGTTCGTGGCGCCGAGGCCCTGGCGGCTAGCCTGAACGCGCATCGCAAGGAGGCAAAGCTTTACCGTCAGCTCGCAACCCTGCGTGACGATGTGCCGCTCCAGGAAACCGTTTCCGATCTTCGCTGGCGCGGCGCTCGTCGCAAGGAACTGGAAACCCTCTGCCAGGAGCTGGGCGAAAGCAACTGGCTTCAGAAAGTGACTCTGTGGGCCGAATAA
- a CDS encoding glycosyltransferase family 1 protein, with translation MKKFQMAFASSSSPDLICFSHLRWNFVFQRPQHLMSRIAKEGRVFFFEEPITSDNAVPELQVREEADNIFVATPHLPRGYGEMETNLWMKKFLNEMMDDHGIIRYITWYYSPMHLKHSHHLRPVVSVYDCMDQLSNFKGAPQELPLMEQSLLNRVDLVFTGGFSLFNAKRHLHQRVYPFPSSVDVAHFAQARDMTSEPHDQAGIPRPRLGYVGVIDERIDLELLDQIASKRPDWQIVMVGPIVKIDPASLPRQPNIHYLGGKTYEDLPRYLASWDIAILPFARNDATRYISPTKTPEYLAAGRRVISTSIRDVVHPYGVKNLVSIADDADAFIIRAESILADKAGYDAWLSRVDEFLTDISWEQTFAAMWKLVNDQFVVKDVMVTSTAYGTQA, from the coding sequence ATGAAAAAATTTCAGATGGCATTTGCAAGCAGCAGTTCCCCCGATCTCATTTGTTTTTCGCATCTCCGCTGGAACTTTGTCTTTCAGCGTCCCCAGCATTTGATGAGTCGTATTGCCAAAGAGGGACGTGTATTTTTCTTTGAAGAACCGATTACGAGTGACAATGCAGTCCCTGAACTTCAGGTCAGAGAGGAAGCCGATAATATCTTTGTCGCCACTCCTCACCTGCCCCGAGGATACGGCGAAATGGAAACCAATCTCTGGATGAAAAAGTTTCTGAACGAGATGATGGACGACCATGGCATCATTCGGTATATCACCTGGTACTACAGTCCCATGCATTTGAAGCATTCGCATCATCTGCGTCCGGTGGTCAGCGTTTATGATTGCATGGATCAGCTGTCGAATTTCAAAGGCGCGCCCCAGGAATTGCCCCTGATGGAGCAGAGTCTTCTGAATCGAGTCGACCTTGTTTTCACGGGCGGATTCAGTCTCTTCAACGCCAAGCGCCACCTGCATCAAAGGGTTTATCCCTTTCCCAGCAGCGTGGACGTCGCCCATTTCGCGCAGGCTCGCGACATGACGTCCGAGCCTCACGATCAGGCCGGCATTCCGCGTCCCAGGCTTGGATATGTGGGTGTGATTGATGAACGCATTGATCTGGAACTTTTGGATCAGATCGCCAGCAAACGACCCGATTGGCAAATCGTCATGGTAGGACCGATCGTGAAAATTGATCCGGCCAGCCTTCCCCGCCAGCCAAATATTCATTATTTAGGCGGAAAAACTTACGAAGACCTGCCCCGGTATCTGGCCAGCTGGGATATCGCGATTTTGCCGTTTGCGCGAAACGATGCGACCCGCTATATCAGTCCGACCAAGACTCCGGAGTATCTGGCCGCAGGCCGTCGGGTCATCTCCACCTCGATTCGGGATGTCGTGCATCCTTATGGTGTGAAGAATCTCGTGTCGATCGCCGATGATGCGGATGCCTTTATTATCCGTGCGGAATCCATTCTGGCTGATAAAGCCGGCTATGATGCCTGGCTCAGCCGTGTGGATGAATTCTTAACCGACATATCCTGGGAACAGACTTTCGCGGCCATGTGGAAACTGGTGAATGATCAGTTTGTCGTGAAGGATGTCATGGTCACCAGCACTGCGTATGGCACTCAGGCTTGA